A part of Pseudomonas sp. HR96 genomic DNA contains:
- a CDS encoding MFS transporter — translation MNEALKTPTTPVDGLSGTRLLFAAISIYIGMICANLDMVILQNALPTLTRDLQVDSATAVWVVTLYMLVMLVFLLPLSSLSDRIGYKRTYLWGFGMFTVASLGCGFATSFFSLQAWRGVQGLGAAAMMCSTTSLIRVVYPRARMARAIGANATVVAVSLAAGPSIAALILEQGSWHWLFWVNVPLGALALLVGNWALPANPVQLSLGRGQGREWLAALRVIDLRSFVLSAAFFIALVLGSGRIDVAPLQGAGVLALAVLLGYAFVRRERRSAVPMLPLDLLGQRHYGLTILTSYASFAAQGAAFVALPFYLQHGLGFSLAESALVMTAWPFSLALAAPVAARLTQRLPISHVCGAGLFALAAGLLSIASGWLPATPALLAVPLAICGAGFGMFQAPNNYLIIAAAPANRSGAVGGLRAVTRTFGQMSGTAAVGLLLALQATLGVNGAILGLFAAAALAASAGYASVARGGAGT, via the coding sequence ATGAATGAAGCCCTGAAAACCCCAACCACCCCGGTCGACGGCCTGAGCGGTACACGCCTGCTGTTCGCGGCCATTTCCATCTACATCGGCATGATCTGCGCCAACCTCGACATGGTCATCCTGCAGAATGCCCTGCCGACCTTGACCCGTGACCTGCAGGTCGATTCGGCGACGGCGGTGTGGGTGGTAACCCTGTACATGCTGGTGATGCTGGTGTTTCTGCTGCCGCTCTCCAGCCTTTCCGACCGCATCGGCTACAAGCGCACCTACCTGTGGGGGTTCGGCATGTTCACCGTCGCCTCGCTGGGCTGCGGCTTCGCCACCAGCTTCTTCTCGCTGCAGGCCTGGCGCGGCGTACAGGGCCTGGGGGCGGCGGCCATGATGTGCAGCACCACTTCACTGATCCGCGTGGTCTACCCGCGCGCACGCATGGCCCGCGCCATTGGCGCCAATGCCACGGTGGTGGCCGTGTCGCTGGCAGCCGGCCCAAGCATCGCCGCGCTGATTCTCGAGCAGGGCAGCTGGCACTGGCTGTTCTGGGTCAACGTGCCCTTGGGCGCGCTGGCGCTGCTGGTGGGCAATTGGGCGCTGCCAGCCAACCCGGTGCAACTGAGCCTGGGCCGTGGCCAGGGCCGCGAGTGGCTGGCGGCCTTGCGGGTGATCGATCTGCGCAGTTTTGTGCTCAGTGCGGCGTTTTTCATCGCCCTGGTGCTGGGCTCCGGGCGAATCGACGTGGCGCCGCTGCAAGGTGCCGGGGTGCTGGCGCTGGCCGTCCTGCTCGGCTATGCCTTCGTTCGCCGCGAGCGGCGCAGCGCCGTGCCCATGCTGCCGCTGGACCTGCTCGGCCAGCGCCACTATGGATTGACCATCCTCACCTCCTACGCCTCGTTCGCAGCCCAGGGCGCCGCCTTCGTCGCCCTGCCCTTCTACCTGCAACACGGCCTGGGCTTCTCCCTGGCCGAGTCGGCGCTGGTGATGACCGCCTGGCCGTTCTCCCTGGCCCTTGCCGCGCCGGTGGCGGCACGCCTGACCCAACGCCTGCCGATCAGCCACGTCTGCGGCGCCGGCCTGTTCGCCTTGGCGGCAGGCCTTTTGAGCATCGCTAGCGGCTGGCTGCCGGCCACCCCGGCCCTGCTCGCCGTGCCACTGGCGATCTGCGGCGCAGGGTTCGGCATGTTCCAGGCACCCAACAATTACCTGATCATTGCCGCCGCGCCGGCCAACCGCAGCGGCGCCGTGGGCGGCTTGAGGGCCGTGACGCGCACCTTCGGGCAGATGAGCGGCACCGCAGCGGTGGGCCTGCTGCTGGCCCTGCAGGCAACCCTGGGGGTCAATGGCGCGATCCTTGGGCTGTTCGCCGCCGCCGCGCTGGCGGCCAGTGCGGGGTACGCCAGTGTGGCGAGGGGCGGCGCTGGCACCTGA
- the xth gene encoding exodeoxyribonuclease III, whose protein sequence is MKKLKIATFNVNGIRARLPNLLAWLDREKPDIACLQELKAIDSAFPAQELKAAGYGALWQGQASWNGVAILARDAEPLESRRGLPGDPGDKHSRYLEAAVHGVVVGCLYLPNGNPQPGPKFEYKLAWFERLIRHAAALQESEHPVVLAGDFNVVPTDEDIYNPRSWLKDALLQPESRECYARLLAQGWTDSLRELYPQERIYTFWDYFRQHWQKNSGLRIDHLLLNPALKPYLLNAGVDAWVRNEEHASDHAPTWIELSSRKQHR, encoded by the coding sequence ATGAAAAAGCTCAAGATCGCCACCTTCAACGTCAATGGCATCCGCGCCCGGTTGCCCAACCTGCTGGCCTGGCTCGACCGGGAAAAGCCGGACATCGCCTGCCTGCAAGAGCTCAAGGCCATCGACTCGGCGTTTCCCGCCCAAGAGCTCAAGGCTGCCGGTTATGGCGCACTGTGGCAGGGCCAGGCGTCATGGAACGGGGTGGCGATACTGGCTCGCGACGCCGAGCCCCTGGAAAGCCGCCGCGGCCTGCCCGGTGACCCTGGGGACAAGCATAGCCGCTATCTCGAAGCAGCCGTGCACGGGGTGGTGGTGGGTTGCCTGTACCTCCCCAATGGCAATCCGCAGCCCGGGCCCAAGTTCGAGTACAAGCTGGCCTGGTTCGAGCGCCTGATCCGCCACGCGGCGGCGCTGCAGGAGAGCGAGCACCCAGTGGTGCTGGCCGGCGACTTCAACGTGGTGCCGACCGATGAGGACATCTACAACCCACGCTCCTGGCTCAAGGACGCTCTGCTGCAGCCCGAGAGCCGTGAATGCTACGCGCGGCTGCTGGCCCAGGGTTGGACCGATTCGCTGCGCGAGCTGTACCCGCAAGAGCGGATCTACACCTTCTGGGATTATTTCCGCCAGCACTGGCAGAAGAACTCCGGCCTGCGCATCGATCATCTGCTGCTCAACCCGGCGCTCAAGCCGTACCTGCTCAATGCCGGCGTCGACGCCTGGGTGCGCAACGAAGAACACGCCAGCGACCATGCGCCGACCTGGATCGAGCTGAGTTCGCGCAAGCAGCATCGTTGA
- the csrA gene encoding carbon storage regulator CsrA, which translates to MLILTRKVGESIVINDDIKVTILGVKGMQVRIGIDAPKDVQVHREEIFKRIQAGSPAPEKDHKDQ; encoded by the coding sequence ATGCTGATACTCACCCGCAAGGTAGGCGAAAGCATCGTCATCAATGACGACATCAAGGTCACCATCCTCGGCGTCAAGGGGATGCAGGTTCGCATCGGCATCGATGCGCCGAAAGACGTGCAGGTTCACCGCGAAGAGATTTTCAAGCGCATCCAGGCCGGCAGTCCTGCTCCAGAGAAGGACCACAAGGACCAATAA
- a CDS encoding RcnB family protein, whose translation MSARTLFGATLLGALLLTGQAQAASATIDGVYNPRVGTQAPARYNGTGLTQKQMDEAGLKAPAAGAKWVQIGDKYVQLHSSDGTVLAVEPTVK comes from the coding sequence ATGTCTGCTCGTACCCTCTTCGGCGCCACCTTGCTCGGCGCTCTGCTGCTCACTGGCCAGGCCCAGGCCGCCTCCGCCACCATCGATGGCGTGTACAACCCACGCGTCGGCACCCAGGCCCCGGCCCGCTATAACGGCACGGGCCTGACCCAGAAGCAGATGGACGAAGCCGGGCTCAAGGCGCCGGCAGCAGGAGCCAAATGGGTGCAGATCGGCGACAAGTACGTGCAGTTGCACTCCTCGGATGGCACCGTGCTGGCGGTCGAGCCGACCGTTAAATGA
- a CDS encoding branched-chain amino acid aminotransferase, giving the protein MSQHSINWETLGFDYIKTDKRYLAHWRDGAWQEGTLTSDNQLHISEGSTALHYGQQCFEGLKAYRCKDGSINLFRPDQNAQRMARSCGRLLMPPVPTEMFIEACKQVVRANEHFIPPYGTGGALYLRPFVIGVGDNIGVRTAPEFIFSVFCIPVGAYFKGGMKPNNFVISDYDRAAPNGTGAAKVGGNYAASLMPGAEAKKRSFADCIYLDPQTHSKIEEVGSANFFAITADGEFVTPRSPSVLPGITRLSLIELAQSRLGLKVVEGDVHIDQLDRFLEAGACGTAAVITPIGGIEYQGKLHVFHSETEVGPVTRKLYNELTGVQSGDVEAPAGWIVKV; this is encoded by the coding sequence ATGAGTCAGCACAGCATCAACTGGGAGACGTTGGGTTTCGATTACATCAAGACCGACAAGCGCTACCTGGCCCATTGGCGCGACGGCGCCTGGCAGGAAGGCACCTTGACGTCCGACAACCAGTTGCACATCAGCGAAGGCTCGACCGCTCTGCACTACGGCCAGCAATGTTTCGAAGGCCTCAAGGCCTATCGCTGCAAGGACGGCTCGATCAACCTGTTCCGCCCCGACCAGAACGCCCAGCGCATGGCCCGCAGCTGCGGCCGCCTGCTGATGCCGCCGGTGCCGACCGAGATGTTCATCGAGGCCTGCAAGCAGGTGGTCCGCGCCAACGAACATTTCATCCCGCCTTACGGCACCGGCGGCGCGCTGTACCTGCGCCCCTTCGTCATTGGCGTGGGTGACAACATCGGCGTGCGTACTGCTCCCGAGTTCATCTTCTCGGTGTTCTGCATCCCGGTCGGTGCCTACTTCAAGGGTGGCATGAAGCCCAACAATTTCGTCATCTCCGATTATGACCGCGCCGCGCCCAACGGCACCGGTGCGGCCAAGGTCGGCGGCAACTACGCCGCCAGCCTGATGCCGGGTGCCGAAGCCAAGAAGCGCAGCTTTGCCGACTGCATCTACCTGGACCCGCAGACCCACAGCAAGATCGAAGAGGTCGGCTCGGCCAATTTCTTCGCCATCACCGCTGACGGCGAGTTCGTCACGCCCAGGTCGCCATCGGTGCTGCCAGGCATCACCCGCCTGTCGCTGATCGAACTGGCGCAAAGCCGCCTGGGCCTCAAGGTGGTCGAAGGCGACGTACACATCGACCAGCTGGACCGCTTCCTCGAGGCCGGCGCCTGCGGTACCGCAGCGGTGATCACGCCGATCGGCGGCATCGAATACCAGGGCAAGCTGCACGTCTTCCACAGCGAGACCGAAGTCGGTCCGGTGACCCGCAAGCTCTACAACGAGCTGACCGGCGTGCAGTCGGGCGACGTCGAAGCGCCGGCAGGCTGGATCGTCAAGGTCTGA
- a CDS encoding Ku protein, with amino-acid sequence MARSIWKGAISFGLVHIPVALVSATSSKGVDFDWLDKRSMDPVGYKRINKATGKEIDKDNIVKGVEFEKGRYVVLSEEEIREAHPLSTQTIEIFSFVDSDQIPLPNIDTPYYLAPDRRGEKVYALLRETLENTGKVALARVVLHTRQYLAALMPLESALVLVKLRWPAEVRGLDILELGSEVAKPKLDKRELEMAKRLVEDMSGQWSPEEYVDQFEEKIMQLVDKKANEGKIEDVETEVGKDQRKTADVIDLTELLKRSLGGKAPARPAAKAEPAADKPAKAPRRKTPAAKAQDKPEAKPARKPRKAS; translated from the coding sequence ATGGCTCGCTCGATCTGGAAAGGCGCAATAAGCTTCGGTCTGGTGCACATCCCCGTGGCCCTGGTCTCGGCCACTTCTTCCAAGGGTGTCGACTTCGACTGGCTGGACAAACGCAGCATGGACCCGGTGGGGTACAAGCGCATCAACAAGGCCACCGGCAAGGAAATCGACAAGGACAATATCGTCAAGGGCGTGGAGTTCGAGAAAGGCCGCTACGTGGTGCTCAGCGAAGAGGAGATCCGCGAGGCGCATCCGCTATCGACCCAGACCATCGAGATTTTCTCCTTCGTCGACAGCGACCAGATCCCCCTGCCGAACATCGATACTCCCTACTACCTGGCGCCCGACAGGCGCGGCGAGAAGGTCTATGCTCTGTTACGCGAGACCCTGGAAAACACCGGCAAGGTCGCCCTGGCGCGCGTCGTCCTGCATACCCGCCAGTACCTGGCAGCCCTGATGCCGCTGGAGTCGGCGCTGGTGCTGGTCAAGCTGCGCTGGCCGGCCGAAGTGCGCGGGCTGGACATTCTCGAGCTCGGCAGCGAAGTGGCCAAGCCCAAGCTGGACAAGCGCGAGTTGGAAATGGCCAAGCGCCTGGTGGAAGACATGAGCGGGCAATGGTCGCCTGAAGAATACGTCGATCAGTTCGAGGAGAAGATCATGCAGCTGGTGGACAAGAAGGCCAATGAGGGCAAGATCGAAGACGTCGAAACCGAGGTGGGCAAGGATCAGCGCAAGACCGCCGATGTCATCGACCTTACCGAGCTGCTCAAGCGCAGTCTGGGCGGCAAGGCACCGGCCCGGCCAGCCGCCAAGGCCGAGCCCGCTGCCGACAAGCCGGCCAAGGCCCCTCGCCGCAAAACGCCTGCCGCCAAGGCCCAGGACAAACCCGAGGCCAAGCCGGCGCGCAAACCTCGCAAGGCTTCCTGA
- a CDS encoding PAS domain-containing sensor histidine kinase — MPDRAPHDPELDRALSQLLDAQVARGRYANATEALQASLQLLGARAPVVDEGLRVLAASLEQQVEERTRERDRVWELSHDLLGVADDQGIWLSVNPSWQRVLGWPVEQIQGRSSYWLVHPVDRDATTERLERLASGATIQGMETRMLTAQGSYRLLSWTIVPADARRYCVARDITEERAREMALHDSMDFARLALSAVRGVGVWTYEVHEDCFYCDAAIADVYGIDPGQAAVGIKRLDFLANVHPDDLAALRSTMAGGLVNSGDLELEYRIRHPDGSVRWVLSRGHTYFDADGRPVRRTGVGVDMTRQRLLEQQLRQSQKMEAVGQLTGGLAHDFNNLLAGISGSLEMLKLRVSQGRVGELERYLDAAYGAARRAAALTHRLLAFSRRQPLDPSPTEVNRLIVGMEELVRRTIGPSIDLRVEVDPQLWITQVDPNQLENALLNLCINARDAMANGGSMVIATANRELDKAAAAALELPAGQYLVLSVTDDGMGMSADVIAHAFDPFFTTKPLGAGTGLGLSMIYGFVRQSGGQVDIQSQVGIGSTLSLYLPRHHGVGLIAAEHGEPPTLARAQAGETVLLIDDEPTVRMLVREVLEDLGYRALEAVDGAGGLEILQSSVHIDLLITDVGLPGGINGRQVADAGRSLRPQLKILFITGYAENAVVGDGNLEPGMHLLTKPFAMDELASRIEQLIAEG; from the coding sequence ATGCCTGATCGCGCCCCACACGACCCCGAGCTGGATCGCGCACTCTCGCAGTTGCTCGACGCTCAGGTCGCCCGTGGTCGCTACGCCAACGCTACTGAAGCCTTGCAGGCCAGCCTGCAGCTGCTCGGTGCGCGCGCGCCGGTGGTGGACGAGGGCTTGCGCGTGCTGGCGGCGTCGCTCGAACAGCAGGTCGAAGAGCGCACCCGCGAGCGCGACCGGGTCTGGGAGCTCAGCCACGACCTGCTGGGCGTGGCCGACGACCAAGGCATCTGGCTGAGCGTCAATCCTTCCTGGCAACGAGTGCTGGGCTGGCCGGTGGAGCAGATCCAGGGGCGTTCGTCGTACTGGCTGGTGCACCCGGTCGATCGCGATGCCACCACCGAGCGGCTCGAACGGCTGGCCAGCGGGGCGACGATACAGGGCATGGAGACGCGCATGCTCACCGCGCAGGGCAGCTACCGCCTGCTCAGCTGGACCATTGTGCCCGCCGACGCGCGTCGCTACTGCGTGGCCCGCGACATCACCGAGGAGCGGGCGCGGGAGATGGCCCTGCACGACTCCATGGACTTTGCCCGCCTGGCGCTCTCGGCGGTGCGTGGGGTCGGGGTGTGGACGTATGAAGTGCATGAAGACTGCTTCTACTGCGATGCGGCCATCGCCGACGTCTACGGCATCGATCCGGGGCAGGCGGCGGTGGGTATCAAGCGCCTGGACTTCCTCGCCAACGTGCACCCCGATGACCTCGCGGCCCTGCGCAGCACCATGGCGGGCGGCCTGGTCAACAGCGGTGACCTGGAACTCGAATATCGCATTCGCCACCCCGACGGCTCGGTGCGCTGGGTGCTGTCGCGAGGGCACACCTACTTCGATGCCGACGGGCGCCCGGTGCGGCGTACCGGGGTTGGCGTCGACATGACCCGCCAGCGTCTGCTGGAACAGCAGCTGCGCCAGAGCCAGAAGATGGAAGCAGTGGGACAACTGACCGGCGGCCTGGCGCATGACTTCAACAACCTGCTGGCGGGCATCAGCGGCAGCCTGGAAATGCTCAAGCTGCGCGTCTCCCAGGGCCGGGTCGGCGAGCTGGAGCGGTACCTGGATGCGGCCTACGGTGCGGCGCGGCGGGCGGCGGCGCTGACTCACCGCCTGCTGGCGTTTTCCCGGCGCCAGCCGCTGGACCCCAGCCCGACCGAAGTCAATCGCCTGATCGTCGGGATGGAGGAGCTGGTGCGCCGGACCATCGGGCCGTCGATCGACTTGCGCGTCGAGGTCGATCCACAGCTGTGGATCACCCAGGTCGACCCCAACCAGCTGGAAAACGCGCTGCTCAACCTGTGCATCAATGCCCGCGACGCCATGGCCAACGGCGGCAGCATGGTCATCGCCACCGCCAACCGCGAGCTGGACAAGGCCGCTGCGGCGGCGCTGGAATTGCCCGCCGGGCAATACCTGGTACTGAGTGTGACCGACGACGGCATGGGCATGAGCGCCGACGTGATCGCCCACGCGTTCGATCCTTTCTTCACCACCAAGCCCCTGGGCGCCGGTACCGGCCTGGGCCTGTCGATGATCTACGGCTTCGTGCGCCAGTCCGGCGGGCAGGTGGATATCCAGTCGCAGGTCGGCATCGGCAGCACCTTGAGCCTGTATCTGCCACGGCACCATGGCGTCGGCCTGATCGCCGCCGAGCACGGCGAGCCGCCGACCCTGGCGCGCGCACAGGCCGGGGAGACGGTGCTGCTGATCGACGACGAGCCGACCGTGCGCATGCTGGTGCGCGAAGTGCTCGAGGACCTCGGCTATCGGGCGCTGGAGGCTGTGGATGGCGCCGGTGGCCTGGAGATCCTGCAGTCGAGCGTGCACATCGACCTGCTGATCACCGACGTCGGCCTGCCGGGTGGCATCAATGGCCGTCAAGTCGCCGATGCCGGCCGGTCACTGCGCCCGCAGTTGAAGATCCTGTTCATTACCGGCTATGCCGAGAACGCCGTGGTCGGGGACGGCAACCTGGAGCCGGGCATGCACCTGCTGACCAAGCCGTTCGCCATGGACGAGCTGGCCAGCCGCATCGAGCAGCTGATCGCCGAGGGCTGA
- a CDS encoding ABC-F family ATPase, giving the protein MISTANITMQFGAKPLFENVSVKFNNGNRYGLIGANGCGKSTFMKILGGDLEPTSGQVMLEPNVRLGKLRQDQFAYEEFSVIDTVIMGHEELWRVKAERDRIYSLAEMSEEDGMAVAELETEFAEMDGYTAESRAGELLLGLGIGIEQHFGPMSEVSPGWKLRVLLAQALFSNPEVLLLDEPTNHLDINTIRWLENILTQRNSTMIIISHDRHFLNSVCTHMADLDYGELRLFPGNYDEYMTAATQSREQLLSDNAKKKAQISELQSFVSRFSANASKAKQATSRAKQIDKIQLAEVKPSSRVSPFIRFEQTKKLHRQAVTVERMAKGFDGTILFKDFSFVVEAGERVAIIGPNGIGKTTLLRTLVNELTPDAGSVKWTESAELGYYAQDHAHDFEDDVTLFDWMGQWTQGEQVIRGTLGRMLFSNDEILKSVKVISGGEQGRMLFGKLILQKPNVLIMDEPTNHLDMESIEALNLALENYPGTLIFVSHDREFVSSLATRIIELSADGVIDFSGTYDDYLRSQGVTF; this is encoded by the coding sequence TTGATCTCCACCGCTAATATCACCATGCAGTTTGGCGCCAAGCCGCTGTTCGAGAACGTCTCGGTCAAGTTCAACAACGGCAACCGCTACGGCCTGATCGGCGCGAACGGCTGCGGCAAGTCGACTTTCATGAAGATCCTGGGTGGCGATCTCGAACCGACCTCCGGCCAGGTCATGCTCGAACCCAACGTGCGCCTGGGTAAACTGCGCCAGGATCAGTTCGCCTACGAAGAGTTCAGCGTGATCGACACCGTGATCATGGGTCACGAGGAACTGTGGCGGGTCAAGGCCGAGCGCGATCGTATCTACTCGCTGGCAGAGATGAGCGAAGAAGACGGCATGGCTGTGGCCGAACTCGAAACCGAATTTGCCGAAATGGACGGCTACACCGCCGAATCCCGCGCCGGCGAGCTGCTGCTGGGCCTGGGTATCGGTATCGAACAGCATTTCGGGCCGATGAGCGAAGTCTCGCCCGGCTGGAAGCTGCGCGTGCTGCTGGCCCAGGCGTTGTTCTCCAACCCGGAAGTGTTGCTGCTCGACGAGCCGACCAACCACCTGGACATCAACACCATCCGCTGGCTGGAAAACATCCTGACCCAGCGCAACAGCACAATGATCATCATTTCCCACGACCGTCACTTCCTCAACAGCGTGTGCACGCACATGGCCGACCTGGACTACGGCGAACTGCGCCTGTTCCCAGGCAACTACGACGAGTACATGACGGCGGCCACGCAGTCGCGCGAGCAGCTGCTGTCGGACAACGCCAAGAAGAAGGCGCAGATTTCCGAACTGCAATCCTTCGTCAGCCGCTTCTCGGCCAACGCCTCCAAGGCCAAGCAGGCGACGTCGCGGGCCAAGCAGATCGACAAGATCCAGCTGGCCGAGGTCAAGCCTTCGAGCCGTGTCAGCCCGTTCATCCGCTTCGAGCAGACCAAGAAGCTGCATCGCCAGGCGGTCACCGTGGAGCGCATGGCCAAGGGCTTCGACGGGACCATTCTGTTCAAGGACTTCAGCTTCGTGGTCGAGGCCGGCGAACGCGTGGCCATCATTGGCCCCAACGGCATCGGCAAGACGACCCTGCTGCGCACCCTGGTCAACGAACTGACCCCAGACGCCGGCAGCGTGAAATGGACCGAAAGCGCCGAGCTGGGCTACTACGCCCAGGACCACGCCCATGATTTCGAAGATGACGTCACCCTGTTCGACTGGATGGGCCAGTGGACTCAGGGCGAGCAAGTGATCCGCGGCACCCTGGGGCGCATGCTGTTCTCCAACGACGAGATCCTCAAGTCGGTCAAGGTCATTTCCGGTGGCGAACAGGGCCGCATGCTGTTCGGCAAGCTGATCCTGCAAAAGCCCAACGTGCTGATCATGGATGAGCCGACCAACCACCTGGACATGGAATCCATCGAGGCGCTGAACCTGGCCCTGGAAAACTACCCAGGCACGCTGATCTTCGTCAGCCACGACCGCGAGTTCGTGTCGTCGCTGGCTACCCGCATCATCGAGCTGAGCGCCGACGGCGTGATCGACTTCAGCGGTACCTACGACGACTACCTGCGCAGCCAGGGCGTGACGTTCTAG
- a CDS encoding DUF1652 domain-containing protein, whose translation MLSTLELRNIIESSFLPVRCQCTQAEDRSLTVRVFDRSSKRVDLTVTGIKGDQLTSSRAISNLIAGLRADLKNSHQVQARRANDSL comes from the coding sequence ATGCTGTCCACCCTGGAACTGCGCAACATTATCGAGAGCAGCTTTCTGCCAGTGCGCTGCCAATGCACCCAGGCCGAGGACCGGTCGCTGACGGTGCGTGTCTTCGATCGATCGTCAAAGCGTGTCGACCTGACCGTTACCGGTATCAAGGGCGACCAACTGACCAGCAGCCGGGCCATTTCCAACCTGATCGCCGGCCTGCGCGCCGACCTCAAGAACAGCCATCAGGTACAGGCGCGTCGAGCCAACGACAGCCTCTGA
- a CDS encoding sulfite exporter TauE/SafE family protein, translating to MLLASFFGLAIGLILGLTGAGGGILAVPALVLGLGWPMTQAAPVALMAVGASAALGAVDGLRQGLVRYRAALLMALLGGAFTPLGLYFAHRLPEDLLMGLFSLVLVLVAMRMHRQARGAQGVAAEHGWQQKNCMLDASTGRLRWTLRCGLTLAAVGSCCGLLTGLLGVGGGFLLVPAFRQLTDIRLHGIVATSLMVIALVSLMAIVGAVRAGVVIPPAGGVFIVASVLGMLAGRIAAPHVPPRALQNGFAGLCLLVAAYLLCKTFA from the coding sequence GTGCTGCTTGCATCCTTCTTCGGCCTGGCCATCGGCCTCATCCTCGGCCTCACCGGCGCCGGCGGCGGCATACTGGCGGTCCCGGCACTGGTGCTGGGCCTGGGTTGGCCCATGACCCAGGCGGCGCCGGTGGCGCTGATGGCAGTGGGTGCGTCGGCGGCCCTGGGCGCCGTCGATGGCTTGCGCCAGGGCCTGGTGCGCTACCGTGCGGCACTGTTGATGGCGCTGCTCGGCGGCGCATTCACCCCACTCGGCCTGTATTTCGCTCATCGCCTGCCTGAAGACCTGCTCATGGGCCTGTTCAGTCTGGTGTTGGTACTGGTCGCCATGCGCATGCACCGCCAGGCGCGCGGTGCTCAGGGAGTGGCCGCCGAACACGGCTGGCAACAAAAGAACTGCATGCTCGACGCCAGTACCGGTCGCCTGCGCTGGACCCTGCGCTGCGGCCTGACCCTGGCCGCCGTGGGCTCGTGCTGCGGCCTGCTCACCGGGTTGCTGGGCGTGGGCGGCGGCTTCCTGCTGGTGCCAGCTTTCCGCCAACTCACCGACATCCGCCTGCACGGTATCGTCGCCACCTCGCTGATGGTGATTGCCCTGGTTTCGCTGATGGCCATCGTCGGTGCCGTGCGCGCCGGGGTGGTGATACCGCCGGCCGGCGGCGTGTTCATCGTGGCCAGCGTTCTGGGCATGCTGGCCGGCCGCATTGCCGCACCCCATGTGCCGCCGCGTGCCCTGCAGAACGGCTTTGCCGGCCTGTGCCTGCTGGTGGCGGCCTACCTGCTGTGCAAGACCTTCGCCTGA